DNA from Pseudomonadota bacterium:
CACCTATGGAGATGACACCAACAAGCTTATCTCCATCCATGACCGGCAGGTGGCGTATCCTTTTTTCTGTCATCAAAGCCATGCATTCTTCGACGGAAGATGTCGGGTTGACAGCAAAAAGCTCGCTCGTCATGATTTCTTTGACATATGTTTCTTTTGAAGATCTGCCTTTCAGGAATACTTTTCTTGCATAATCACGTTCAGTGAGTATGCCCTCGACCCTTCC
Protein-coding regions in this window:
- a CDS encoding CBS domain-containing protein — encoded protein: MEKVGKILEKKGREVWSILPDAIVYRSLELMSEKGVGALMVINDKGRVEGILTERDYARKVFLKGRSSKETYVKEIMTSELFAVNPTSSVEECMALMTEKRIRHLPVMDGDKLVGVISIGDVLKAIIEAQGIMIEHLNNYIMGAYV